In Janthinobacterium rivuli, a single genomic region encodes these proteins:
- a CDS encoding aldo/keto reductase has product MNKVKLGSSNLEVSTICLGTMTFGEQNSEAEAHSQLDYALERGINFIDTAEMYPVMASAQTQGSTERYIGSWLRKSGKRSQIVLASKVAGPNSRMHWIRKGKTDHDAANIRAAVEDSLRRLQTEHIDLYQLHWPSRNLPIFGASVYNPRKEHASVAIEDTLAVLGKLVEEGKIGHIGVSNESSWGVCEYIKQAQLKGLPRIASIQNLYNLTARHFETSLLDETCHRENVSLLAYSPLAFGQLTAKYLDDPQARGRLTRFPAGWSPRYVRPATIAAAAQYAALARAHGLTPAQLALAWCYSRWFVASTIIGATSVAQLQQNIDAHQVSLSPDLVAAVDAIHASLPNPGQ; this is encoded by the coding sequence ATCAACAAGGTCAAGCTGGGTTCCAGCAACCTGGAAGTGAGCACGATCTGCCTGGGCACGATGACCTTCGGCGAGCAGAACAGCGAAGCCGAAGCGCACAGCCAGCTCGATTACGCGCTGGAACGGGGCATCAACTTCATCGACACGGCCGAGATGTATCCGGTGATGGCCAGCGCGCAAACGCAGGGCAGCACGGAGCGTTACATCGGCAGCTGGCTCAGGAAAAGCGGCAAGCGCAGCCAGATCGTGCTGGCCAGCAAGGTGGCCGGGCCGAATTCGCGCATGCACTGGATACGCAAGGGCAAGACGGATCACGACGCGGCCAACATCCGCGCCGCAGTCGAAGACAGCCTGCGCCGGCTGCAGACGGAGCACATCGACCTGTACCAATTACACTGGCCCAGCCGCAACCTGCCCATCTTCGGCGCCAGCGTGTACAACCCGCGCAAGGAGCACGCGTCGGTCGCCATCGAAGACACCTTGGCCGTGCTGGGCAAGCTGGTCGAGGAAGGCAAGATCGGCCACATCGGCGTGTCGAACGAATCGTCGTGGGGCGTATGCGAATACATCAAGCAGGCGCAGCTGAAAGGCTTGCCGCGCATCGCCTCGATCCAGAACCTGTACAACCTGACGGCGCGCCATTTCGAGACAAGCTTGCTCGACGAAACCTGCCACCGGGAAAACGTCAGCTTGCTGGCCTACAGCCCGCTGGCGTTCGGCCAGCTGACGGCGAAATACCTCGACGATCCGCAAGCCAGGGGCCGCCTGACGCGCTTCCCGGCCGGCTGGAGTCCCCGCTACGTGCGCCCCGCTACCATAGCAGCCGCCGCCCAGTATGCGGCGCTGGCCCGCGCGCACGGCTTGACGCCGGCGCAGCTGGCCCTGGCCTGGTGCTACTCGCGCTGGTTCGTGGCCTCGACCATCATCGGCGCCACCAGCGTGGCGCAGTTGCAGCAAAATATCGATGCCCATCAAGTCAGCCTGTCGCCGGACCTCGTGGCGGCCGTCGACGCCATCCACGCCAGCCTGCCCAATCCAGGGCAATAG